In Streptomyces sp. NBC_01231, the sequence GGCGCAGGCGGACGCCGAGCTGTGGATTCCCGTGGAGCGGACTGGGGTCTGAGCGCCGGCGCGCGGCGGCCCTCGGCCGCCGCGCGCGACGCCCGGTGACGGTCAGCCCTGTCGCTCGTCCTGTGCGCGCTGTGCGTCGCCCGGCTGCCGGCCGGCCGCGTCGACGACGGCGTGTTCCAGTTCGGCCTCGCTGGAGAGCAGCGCGCCCGCCTTCGCGTATGAGGCGTCCTTGGTCAGATAGGTGCGGGAGCCGAGGAAGGAGAAGTCCTTCTTGTCGAAGACCCACTCGGTGCGCAGGCCGTAGCGTGTGTCGTCGCGGGCGATGCCGAGGCCCTTGCGGCCGATCGCGTCGCGGGCCTGAGGGGCCGGGGTGACACCGGGGATCTTCGCCGCGGCCCGGTAGAGGGCGGCGGCGGTACGAGGCGGCATCATCCCGCCGAGCAGGGATCCGATCTGCTCGAACACCGCCTGGTCGCGTTCCCGGCCCTCGGGACGCGGGGTCTTGGCGTACAGATAGGTCAGCAGTTTGTCGGGGTCGGTGGGCAGTGAGCTGAGCCAGTGGTAGGTGGGCCTGTTGATGCCGGCCGGTGTGCCGTTGGTGTCACCGAGTTCGGCGTTGATGGGGAGGGTCTCACCGTCCTCGCGCATCAGGCCGAGCTTCCGCAGGGGCCTCGGGTCCTGTGCGGCCCACACCTCACGTTCCACCAACGGGTCGAGGACAGCCTTCCCGCTGGTCAGGTCGGCCCCTTGGAGCTTCTCCCGGGTGTACACGAACTGGTCGTCGCGCACCGTGGGGTCGGTGCGCGTCTCCGTGGCGTCGGAGATCCGGTCCAGGAGCGCGGCGGCGGGCTGCATGTCGGCGGCCGCACGGTGCGACGCGGTGCCGGCGGGCCCCCGGTCACTGCCGGTCAGTGTGATTCCCGCGGTCACGGCGCAGGCCAGGGCCAGGGCGGTCGCCGGCGCCAGCACCGCGGGGCGCAGCAGCCGACGAGCCGGCCGGGTACGGGTGACCTGGTCGTGGTCCATGTGATGCATCAGAAGGTCCTTGTGCCGAAGGTGCTGCTCGCGCGGAAGGTCCCAGTCGGCAGGGGCCGGCAGCAGGCGGGCGATCTCGTCGCGGTCGCCGTGGCGCTCAGGGGAAGCCCCCGTGGCCTTGTCGTTCATGTGAGCTCCTCCCGTACGGGCAGGGCCGCGATCGCGGCCGCACTTGTCATCTCTCCGCGGGCCGTGGGTGGTTCCCGCTCTTCTGCCGCGAGTCGGGCGAGCTTCTTGCGGGCACGTGACAGACGGGAACGCACGGTTCCCACGGCGATGCCCAGGGCTTCGGCCGTCTGCTGGTAGTCCAGGCCGGACCAGACACACAGGGCGAGAACCTCTCGCTCCTGGCGTCTGAGTCGGCCCAGGGAGGCCTGGACAGCGCGCAGGTACCGTGCGTCGTCGATGCGCCCGACTGTTCGGGGCGCGAAATCCTCTTCCACGCGTGGCTGCGGCTGACGTGCCAGGAACAGTTGCCGTCTGCGCACTCCCCGGCGGGCGTTGTCAGCCTTGTGTGTGGCGATGCCCAGCAGCCAGGGCAGCAGGGAGCCGCCGTCCTCCAGCACACGTTCGCGGGTCCGCCACGCGGTCAGGAACGTGTCGGACATGATCTCTTCGGCCGTCGACCAGTCGCCGGTCAAGCGCAGCCCGTGGTTGTACACGGCTCGGGCGAACTCCTCGTACAGCTGGGCGAACGCCTCCCGGTCCCCCTCGCGCACTCGGCGGCGCACATCGTTTTCTGAATCCCTCACGACCACTTCTCTCCGCGACACGGGAGGAGTTCCTGTGGCCTGAGTCACGCACTGATGTCACCGCTAGGTCTCCGTCGCCACCTGCCGAGGGATCCTCGCACACCGGCCGCCGGCACCGGAGACATGGCTTCCGGCACGGTCCGCCGGGCAGTTGGACGACTCGCGTGCGCAGGTCCCGCCATCACCCACAGAACACTGATGTCAGTGCGGGGATCTGCGCGAAGAGAACAACCCGCCCTTGTTGTCCGTACTATCGCTACGACAGGGCACTGCGCCTTGTATGTGACTGCCGCCCCGTAGCAATCGTCCGAGACACACTCGTGCGGCAGTCCCGTCGACTCCGGCCTCGAGCCGAGGAAAGGTTGTGCACTCATGTCGCAGAACACCTCAGTCACCGAACTGACATCGCAGTACACCACCCAGGTAGCCACCGACCTCGAACGCAACACCAAGGAGCAAGAACGCATCGGTGGGGAAATCGCCGCGCTGCAGGAGCAGTTGGCGGCCCTCCAGCGTGACCACGCGGTGCTGACCAACATCCAGCAGGCGATCGGCACGGCACCGGCATCCGCGCAGCCCTCGGTCCCGTCGGACAGTGTCGCGGTACCCGCTCCTCGCAAGAAGACGGCCACCGGGTCCGGCACAGGCAAGCGAGCGGGAACGAAGAAGACCGCCCCTCAGCCCGGTCGGGCCGCAGCCGGCAAGACCGCAGCCAAGTCCACTGCCGGCAAGTCCACTGCCGAGAAGCC encodes:
- a CDS encoding CU044_5270 family protein, with translation MNDKATGASPERHGDRDEIARLLPAPADWDLPREQHLRHKDLLMHHMDHDQVTRTRPARRLLRPAVLAPATALALACAVTAGITLTGSDRGPAGTASHRAAADMQPAAALLDRISDATETRTDPTVRDDQFVYTREKLQGADLTSGKAVLDPLVEREVWAAQDPRPLRKLGLMREDGETLPINAELGDTNGTPAGINRPTYHWLSSLPTDPDKLLTYLYAKTPRPEGRERDQAVFEQIGSLLGGMMPPRTAAALYRAAAKIPGVTPAPQARDAIGRKGLGIARDDTRYGLRTEWVFDKKDFSFLGSRTYLTKDASYAKAGALLSSEAELEHAVVDAAGRQPGDAQRAQDERQG
- a CDS encoding RNA polymerase sigma factor → MRRRVREGDREAFAQLYEEFARAVYNHGLRLTGDWSTAEEIMSDTFLTAWRTRERVLEDGGSLLPWLLGIATHKADNARRGVRRRQLFLARQPQPRVEEDFAPRTVGRIDDARYLRAVQASLGRLRRQEREVLALCVWSGLDYQQTAEALGIAVGTVRSRLSRARKKLARLAAEEREPPTARGEMTSAAAIAALPVREELT